GGCCCGAGCGGCCACACGTGCCCGGAGCGGCCGCAAACCCCAGGCCCAGCGGGCGCGGCCACTCCAGCCCCCAGCAAGGCCCAGCGTCCGTCCCCCCCCCCGGGCCCTGCCCGACCTCGGCTCCCCCCGCCCGGGCCCCACCTGTTTCCGTTACTCTCCCACCCCGGCCCTCGGTGCCGCCCTCTCCCCCGCGCCGttcccggcccggccgccggcCCGCGGCCGCCCCTCACCGCCGTGTCCGCCATGGGCCCGGTCGCCGCGCTCCGCTCGCCGCTTCCTGCCGCGCGCCCCGCCCGCCTTTACCTCATTCCCGCagcccgcgccgcgccgccgcaAGGCTCGATGGGAAACGCCCGctccccccccagccccgcgccccgcctCCGGCGCGGGCAgagcgccgcccgccccggccccgtcACACCGATCCCCCCATGGGTCCTCGGAACCGGCCCCGATACCGGCCCTGCCGCCGACCCCCGGTACCGACCGCCGGCGCGGCCCCTTCGGCCCCCGAGAAGCGTTTTTGTTGTCCCGTTTCCCAGGCGCTTTTCCCATAACCCCCCGCGCCATGGCGGCGACCGCCCGCGTCCCGGCCCAAGATGGCGCCCGCGTGAGGGAAGGGGTGATGTGTGAGCTGCTGTTTTTAATGTGCTTAAGGGCCGCGGGTTCTCTCGGGCGCGAGGAGCCGCAGCGCTGAGGGGCAGCGCTTAAAAAACAACCAGATCGTTCCTCCGCCGTCATTGTCATCGCAGCGGCCCGCCCGTGAGGCTACGGCCCCGCCCCGGGAGGTGCGCGGGGTGGCTGAGGGGTGGCGGGACCATGGCGGAGGAAGGCGAGCGCTGCGACCCCGATCGCGACACGGCTCCCGTGGCGGAGGCTGGAGATGGGGCTGAGCCGGACAGCCAGGCCGGGGAAGACCCCGCGGAGAGCCCCGACGTATACAGATACATTAAGGGAGACTTGTTCACCTCCGAGATTTATAAAGTAGAGATACAGAACCTGCCCAAATACATTGGGTTTAATGATGTGAAAAAGTTCCTTGCCAAGTACGGGCTCAATCCTCACAAGATAAAACTCTTCGGGAAGCAGACGTTCGCCTTCGTGACGTTCAAGAGCGAGGAGGAGCGGGACAAGGCCATGCGGGTGCTGCACGGCGCGCTCTGGAAGAGCCGCCACCTCAGCGTGCGCCTGGCCAAGCCCAAGGCCGACCCCATCGCCAAGAAAAGGAAGCAAGAAGAGGACTCGGAGCAGGGAGAGGCGAAGCGTCCGGCTCCCTGCGGAGAGGAGCCTCTGAGCAAGCGGATCGCGGATGTGGTGACCCCGCTGTGGAACGTGCCCTACGAGGCGCAGCTGGCCCAGAAGAAGCAGGAGTGCGAACAAGTGCTGCAGAAGCTGACAAAGTAATTCCTGTTTGTAACGTAACGTGTACAAGACCTGGCCTTGTGATGGGATATAGCTAAATTCACACCAATTGATACCTCTAAACTGAAGTGAGTTAGAGGTAGGTCAAAACTCGGATCCCCTGTCAAAGTAATTACAAGATAATCTGCGATGCTACAGCTTAAAAGCTGTTCCATCTGACAAAACTTGCTATTGATCTTGGTCACCTTCAAAAGATTGCTTAGTGAAGGGAAATTGGTTTTAAAGTCTGTTTTAAAGCAGAAGAATGTTTGTGCCTGTAAAAAACTGGCATTGTCATATGCTGTAAGAGAGAATCAGTCTGTAGAGATGGCAAATTACTACTaggattttctcttttaaaatccCCTCAAAAATTTATGCCTGGTCTTTGAAGATCAAAGTATCACTTCTGTCTCTTGCCGTGAACAAAACTGGCATTAATTATCTTGCATAGGTACATTGATAAATTCAGTACATAACCATAATGCAACCACTACATTAAACCCTTACTTTTTCAGGTTACAGCTCTTACAAAATTGGAGAGGGTTTGCCTGTTaaaaaaatctggaagaaaCACTCTTCCATGTGATAATCTGGTTCTTTTTTGTGCCCTCTACAAAAAAGTCTTGTGCAACTCTTGACCTCAGTTTTTCTAAATGTGTGCtttacattttttgtttctgatttgGGCAGGGAAATAGGAAATAACAACAGAGCTTTACTACCCTGGTTGTTCCTGCAGAAGCAGAAGTTTAATAAATTATGTTGCCCAGTGGAGGGAGTGAAAGCATCACCCTTGCAGGTAATGTAATCTCAGGTAAAGTGTGGAACAGGGTTAATGAGCTGAGGGTTATGTTCATTATTTGGTTTTGAGAAGACAGTGGGCAAACTGAGTATTTGACTTTGTCTTGTAATAAATGATGAATTTTAGATGTTGTTGTCTTTCATGTAAATACTGTGTGGCAATATTAACAGGAAGCAGAAAATTTGATAACTGGACATTATAACTTTACTATGCAGTCTTTGCAAGCCTGTGTTGTAAGCTAATATGTTCCTCAACAGAGgcaatattttgatttttaaataacaagaTTTACTAATACCTTTTCATTATTACTGTTAGTCCACACACATCAAAATCCATCTGTATTGTCCATATGAGCTAAATGTCCTGTGCccattttcaaatgcatttaaccacgtgggatttttttcagggGAAACTTGGCGTGTGCAAATAAATGCTGTGTAAATATCTTAcataactttattttaaatctagACTGAATATCGCAACAAATGTGAGTTCTTGATTGGGATTGGTGTAAATCAAGAAGACAAAACTGTGGGTTGTCGTCTTGGCAAATATAAGGGTGGTACATGTGCTGTAGTGGAGCCATTTGATACTATTCACATTCCTGCTATTGCCAAAAAAGTAGTAAAAGCTTTCCAAGACTACATAAGGTGAGCATAAGTAAAATGAGTTATCCATAAAGGTTTTGATATCttaatcaaaaatatttataaatttaattaGTGTTTGTTCTGAGCTTTGAGATCTAAGATATACCAGTCTCACATTTTAGCGAGTCTTTGTTTCTGCCTTGTGCCTGCATCATGGGGAGTTTTGCCCTTGgtcctgctcagctgctcagaGATGGGGTCAGGTACCAGCTGAACACAGCTTCATTGCAAGCAAAGGGATGTGTAAGTCTGCAGGAGCTTCTTCCGCTAACTAAAAGTAAAGAAGCACTCAGAAAAACACTTCTGAAAGGAGGAATTAATTAACCAAGGTCCATTGTTTTCTTGGATGAGAAGAATCATcctacagaaagaaataaaccaaaagtTGCACATTTAAGCAAGAGTACTTTTTTAGAAAAAAGGATGCattctttaaaaagcagttaaatCCACAAAAATGGAAACCTCAGAAGAATCATGAAGATGGAAGATTTGAACTTGGTGTGAAGCAGAGAAGCTAATGGAAGCATTATAAAAAGTTATGTCATTCTCTGAATGTAGTGAGAAGCTGCCTCTTGCCTCTGTAATTTTGCATGGGTTAAAACAGGCAAGAGGATTGTGTGAAGGAGGGACAGGTTATTTTGCTTTAGGAGATACTATCCATCAGTCTTTCTTAGTTGGAAGTCATTCTTTGTTTGACAAATCAATGTACCCTCTTTTTGTACTCAGCATTTTTTCCATCACTTCTTTTGATTCAATAAACTGTTTAACGTTACACGAAAAAAGAATTCTCTGTATAAGTGACCAAGCTTCTGGAAATTGCAGGTCAACTCCTTACTCAGTGTACAGCCCCGAAACCTACGAAGGGCACTGGAAACAGCTCACGGTCCGCACCAGCCGCAATGGCCACATCATGGCAATTGCTTATTTCAATCCTCAGGTATTTCATTTGATATGTAATGGGCAGCCCAGGCTCGGCTTTAACTACTTAAATTTGGTTTTATGAATTCTGCATGCAAAACAGTAACAGAAGAATTACTTGATGTGGTTTACCTTGCTTCACTGCTCTAATTCTGTTTAGACTAATCTGATACACGGAAATGAACAAGTAATATTCTTATGTAAAGCATACACTAAATCATATCTTGAAGTCACTAAAATAAttattctccctttttttcacATGAAAACTTTAGAAATTGAGTAAAGAAGAGCTAGCTGACTTGAAAATCTCTCTGGCAAAATACTTCACAGAAGGGATGGGAAAGAGCAGTGGTGTTACTTCCCTGTACTTTGTGGAGGAAGGACAGAGGTGAGGGAGttgcctttttcttttggggattttggtggTGGCTGGATTTTTGGTCTttgcaaatttaaaaacattgttTTGTCTACTTCATAGAAGTAGCAGCAGTTGTTACTAATTTGTTGAAGTTATTCACCTTTGCTACAAGAGACTCCTGAAATTTCTCATTCTCTGCATAAAGGCAGCAAGAGTTTCAGCGGGTGAACTCACTGGCCATTGCTGGCTGTCAAGCTATAGAAGTATTTACTGCAGTAGATGAATGTTTGTTATTATAGAGTAACTCCTGCCTTTCTTCCCTGTTCATGTGAATTTTTCAATCTCCCCATCCTCCATGGAGCACAAGGCTCGCACTATCTTCATCTAGAGATGATGGAGGTCCTTGCACACTCTGAGACATTAACGGCCAAGGAGAGTCTCCAAGAGCAGATGATAAATCTTACTGCTTAGGATGTAGCACTACAGTTTTTGGGATTATTACAGCTTTGGTAAAGATTGTAGCAAACATGTTTGTcttctttttgtggttttgattcCCCCTCTATTTTGTCTCCTCATTCCTCCCCTATCCCCAGGAAATCTCCCAATCTAGAAGACTTGCCTTTGGAGCATGTGGCTGGTGATAAGTACATATATGAAGAACTCCTTGGCCTAAAATTTAGAATTTCTCCTCATGCATTTTTTCAAGTAAGGATGATGTGAAGCTGCTCATTTAACTGGATCTGCATGAATGCTCTTGAGCTTGACTAATGCTGTGGAACAAGATGTTACATACTtagaaatttaactttttatatatttggtATGATTAAATAGCAGTAAGTGTTATGTTTGGCTGTAAAAGCAGTGAATGACTGTAAGCTTGATGGGAGCACATTGAAGACAACTTTTTCTATTTACTAGTTCATTATAATTTTCCTCCTGAAAATTTTGTAACACTGAACATGCAATAATACAGTTCAGGAATCTTGTATTACTaatctttgtttgcttttccaaaaCTTATTTCTGCCCTTCCAAcactttaaaatgtgtttttagcATATAATGATTTGTTTATTAGAAACATGCTTTACTAAGACtcattaaaacatatttactgTTTATGAAGAAGTAGATCTATTGGAAACTTAATTTCCCAGGTGAACACACAAGCTGCAGAAGTGTTGTACACTGCCATTGGGGAGTGGGCACAACTGAGCCAAGAGAGCACCGTGCTGGACATCTGTTGTGGGACAGGAACCATTGGGATTTCTTTAGCAAAGGTTGGCAATTTCTCTTCCTGGATAGAAGCTACTTTTTACCCATTTTTAACTGTGGCtacaagggaagaaaatacCTTATGTATGTGAAATGCAACAGATTATATCTTCATTTTTTGAATCAATTTGTAATTGAGCTGCCGGCAGCTGCTTTACCACATCATTATGAAAGCTCACCCTTATGTTGAGCAGGCTAGGTAGGAGTCAATGTCCCTGTTAATTGCTGCTGCTATGAAAAATGGTTACGTTCACACATACAGACCACAGAGGGATCTTTTTCCTTTGATTCTACAGAGAGTGAAGAAGGTAATTGGAATTGAGCTCTGTCAGGAAGCTGTGCAGGACGCCAAAGCAAATGCCCAGATTAATGGTGAGTTAAGCTGAAATGCTGAAGCCTTTGTTTGATAAGGAGTAGTTGCACAGCCAGTTGTTCTTTACCTTATCTAAGCAGCCTGGAATTACATGTTGTTGATAGTGATCTTGTCCCGTTTAAACACTTAATCGCTCTTGAAAACAAACACCTTGTTAGCCCATGAGATCAATTTTCCAGttgaacagcttttttttttttttttttttaattgaaagtaaaacatttatttcagtgtaaaaatGAGATGAAACCACAGCTACCCTCCTAAAGAAAACATTAACATAGCTGGTGTTTGTGGGCTTTTGCTTTAGTCCAGATAGTGGAAGATGCTCAAATTACTGTTGTTTGAATGGTCTGAAGTTAAGTGATTGTTTAAATTACACTGATTCCAGAGTAGACTAAACAATTTAAAGTTTCTGAGGCATCAAAACTTAATATCCAAGGTAAAGAACTGAAAGCTACTTTGACCAAtaacatcttttctttttcttacagaaCTGAATAATATTGAGTTTTATTGTGGGAAGGCAGAAGATATTGTTCCTTCCCTAATGAACGTTTTAGCTCCTCAGAACCTGATCACAATTGTAGATCCACCACGAGCAGGACTGCGTAAGTTCGGGTTTAAGTCTTAGACACAAGACACAAGTCTTAGTGGGTGTTGGGTGGGAAGCCAAAGAAAGCACCATTGGGATAAATTAAGTGGAAGCTTCGGGTATAGCTTGGAGCaacactgcagcagttttgttCATGCTGAGTATAACCTGGCATTTTTCTGTGGGGCTCTTGCTGCACACAGAACCAGTAAACAGCTGTTGTGGTTTTGATCATCTAGATTCCAAGGTAATTCTTGCCCTTAGAAGAGCTGAACATCTGAAGAAGCTCATCTATGTCTCCTGTAATCCCAGAGCTGCAATGAATAACTTTGTGGAGTGAGTGTTTCTTGCATTGACTTACTAAATGTGGTaagaagaaaactgttttttgaGGAGGGGGGACCATTGCTGGATTTCTATTTGCAAGCCATGTTCCTTGAGGCTTACCTTTCACCAGaaacagctgggagctgcagcagctggcttGGAATGGCACAAATCATAATGGAAATATTAGGGGTAGTGAATAAGCCTATGGGGAAGAAAATCCTCTCTGagaagagcagcagggatgagcaGTGTACTAACATATTAATACAtttcttcctgctcttctttcccttccccatcaAGCCTGTGCCGGGCCCCTTCCAACAGGGTGAAAGGAGCCTCCTTCCGGCCCGTGAGAGCCATGGCTGTGGATCTGTTCCCTCAGACCAGGCACTGTGAGTTACTGATCTTCTTTGAGAGGGTGGAATATGCCaatggcagctctgcagcagcagcacctgctgccaGTGagatcacagcagcagcctgtggcaCCCAGGGTGAGGATGGCATCAGCCCAGCAGCCAGCGAGGGgagccaggcagctgctggccatGGGGACTGCAGTCCAAGAGAGGGCTCACCTTAACTCCTGAGACTTCGCAGAAActacttttgctttttaactgCAGCGGTAACATCACTTCTGTAGCACGCAGGTAATAAATCTCTGTACAACAGAGTAATTGCAAGGCTTCCAACTTATTTCATCACCCTAAGTTGAATTTAGTTTCATTATCATCAATTCCCAGAagggtttgtgttggaagggaccttaatgaTCATCTCATAACCACCCCTTTGCCAtgagcagagacaccttccactcaaCCAGGTTGCCTGgtcctgaacacttccagggacaggatGTTACATACAACTAGCCCAAATCCTACTTTTCTCTTCCTGCCTAGATACatacataatatatatgtatacatctACTCCCAATTgggtgtatatatacacacccaATTCCCAGAGCAGGTCATCTTGCTACAGGGACCTGGACCTGCCTGTCAGTACTTCATCATGCTCTGTCCCCCTGTCAAAACTGTGCCATGTTTTTTCAGTATGCAAAATTAACTATTTCAAAAAGAATTTACTTGCTAAATCTTTATTAGGAAGTAAACTCAGTCTAATAAAAATGCTACACTTTCCACAGTTGAAGTCAGTCTTACTCTCAGACTGTAGCATCAATGACAAGACAATAAAGGCTGTAAGTTTCCTACACCATACTGCTAAAGCTGAGATGACTTTGCTCAAGGCAGGCCCTCACCACTGAAAACTGACAGCCAGAACTGAACTGTACTGACAGCAGCACCTTACAGTGCACTGCCAGTGCATCTACTGGAGGTGAAGGCAGACCTGGCTCCAGAGCTCCACAAGATGCTCTCCAGTCAGGAtttgctgcagccagaggctcAGCAGCTCCCATTAATGGACTGTGATCCACACTACAGAACAGACACTCTTGGAAGGAGTGACCACCTTAAATCTCAACTTACTTCTAATATACATGTAATACGGCCTAACACCAACAAAAAAGTTCTGCTACAGCCCATGGCTGTGCTGATACCACACCTTTCCAGTGTTTGGTACCTGCACCTAGAGGTACCAAAACCAGCACTTTGAGTTGTAACATTTCCAGCCTTGCCACAGTTTAAGTAAAAATACAAACCCCAATTCAAAAAAAGGTAACTTAATTTCATTCCAAGTGTTTAACTATGTGAACATTCAGTTTCCCACCACAAAAAGTGATTCAGTATTGCCATAATCAATGAGGCTGCACTGAtctaatttctctttaaaaatacctAGAGGACTTGAAGAATAAGAGTTCCTTTCTCTATATAGGCTTACACTATTGTAATACTGATCACACTGGCACATTTTATAATATCAAACTTTATTGCTCGAAACTAATTGTCTGAAAAATACACATGTAGTACTCAAAGACCAAACACAGAGGATTACATGAttgtgcagaaaaaaagcaagcagaggCTCAGTGAAAATGAGGCTTTATAGTTGTACCAATTTAGCACTGGCACCAAGCAACTGCACCCAACACAACTCAAAACAGCAACCATTGTTACCTGCTGGGGCAATAAGGAtgaactttgttttgttttccatgttcTTAGATACACATTGAAATACTGtcactgaaaattttatttggttAATAACAGCATGGCTTCTTGCACTTCACATTTCTTCCCACAAAGTTAGGAGGCTATCACTTCCTGAATTTCACTCCAGAACCAAAGTACAGTTTAGCGAATTAATAAGATAATCATGATGCTTTTAAATACTTGGACGTTACAAATATTATTTGTATAAAGCCTAACAGCATCACAGGAGAATGGAAGTTTACATACAACAGTTAAGTTTATGCATAATAGTCTTTCCAAAGTTCTGAGTACCCAACGAATTCAGTTTTGTCtaataaatatgtttaaaaaagcTGATGACTGGTGTTTCAGTAGGTAGCATCTGACTAGTCACCGGAAGTCACAGTAAGTTTTCTGTCAGTACCATGAAGATTTGAATGCACATGAATTTAATCCTTAAAGTCAACATACCACACTTTTGTCAAGAAGCACATAATATGCAAAGCAAAATCTGTCTAATCCCCCAAGGATGGAACAGTTCTTAAAAATACACTCCATCCCTATAAAAATACCCATC
The nucleotide sequence above comes from Vidua macroura isolate BioBank_ID:100142 chromosome 18, ASM2450914v1, whole genome shotgun sequence. Encoded proteins:
- the TRMT2A gene encoding tRNA (uracil-5-)-methyltransferase homolog A, which translates into the protein MAEEGERCDPDRDTAPVAEAGDGAEPDSQAGEDPAESPDVYRYIKGDLFTSEIYKVEIQNLPKYIGFNDVKKFLAKYGLNPHKIKLFGKQTFAFVTFKSEEERDKAMRVLHGALWKSRHLSVRLAKPKADPIAKKRKQEEDSEQGEAKRPAPCGEEPLSKRIADVVTPLWNVPYEAQLAQKKQECEQVLQKLTKEIGNNNRALLPWLFLQKQKFNKLCCPVEGVKASPLQTEYRNKCEFLIGIGVNQEDKTVGCRLGKYKGGTCAVVEPFDTIHIPAIAKKVVKAFQDYIRSTPYSVYSPETYEGHWKQLTVRTSRNGHIMAIAYFNPQKLSKEELADLKISLAKYFTEGMGKSSGVTSLYFVEEGQRKSPNLEDLPLEHVAGDKYIYEELLGLKFRISPHAFFQVNTQAAEVLYTAIGEWAQLSQESTVLDICCGTGTIGISLAKRVKKVIGIELCQEAVQDAKANAQINELNNIEFYCGKAEDIVPSLMNVLAPQNLITIVDPPRAGLHSKVILALRRAEHLKKLIYVSCNPRAAMNNFVDLCRAPSNRVKGASFRPVRAMAVDLFPQTRHYQTKKWLQEKSSCSHPVNPV